The following proteins are co-located in the Ruminococcaceae bacterium KH2T8 genome:
- a CDS encoding IMP cyclohydrolase-like protein — MQKYDIADLLKNNPYPGRGIVIGKSPDGKKAVTAYFIMGRSVNSRNRVFTATEDGIKTEAADPSKLTDPHLIIYSPVRVLGNKTIVTNGDQTDTIYELMDKQQTFEMSLRTREFEDDAPNFTPRISGIMHVENGTFNYAMSILKSADGNPESCQRYTFSYTNPLAGDGRFIHTYMGDGNPLPSFEGEPEKIGIDTNDIDAFTDMLWTSLNEDNKVSLFVRFIDIATGEEQTKIVNKNTKI, encoded by the coding sequence ATGCAGAAGTACGACATCGCAGATCTACTCAAGAACAACCCTTACCCCGGAAGAGGAATCGTTATCGGTAAGTCTCCCGACGGCAAGAAGGCAGTAACGGCTTATTTCATCATGGGAAGAAGCGTTAATTCCAGAAACCGTGTATTTACGGCAACTGAGGACGGCATCAAGACTGAGGCCGCCGATCCTTCTAAGCTTACTGATCCCCATCTTATCATCTACTCTCCCGTAAGAGTTCTCGGTAATAAGACTATCGTTACAAACGGTGATCAGACAGATACTATCTACGAGCTTATGGATAAGCAGCAGACATTTGAGATGTCTCTTCGCACACGCGAGTTCGAGGACGATGCACCTAACTTCACACCTCGTATCTCCGGTATCATGCATGTTGAGAATGGTACGTTCAACTACGCTATGTCTATCCTTAAGTCCGCAGACGGTAACCCCGAGTCCTGCCAGAGATATACATTCTCTTACACAAATCCTCTTGCAGGCGACGGAAGGTTCATCCACACATATATGGGTGACGGCAATCCTCTTCCCAGCTTCGAAGGCGAGCCCGAGAAGATCGGTATCGATACAAACGATATCGACGCTTTCACGGATATGCTCTGGACAAGCCTCAACGAGGATAACAAGGTATCTCTCTTCGTAAGATTCATCGACATCGCTACAGGCGAGGAGCAGACAAAGATCGTAAACAAGAATACAAAGATTTAA
- a CDS encoding formyltetrahydrofolate-dependent phosphoribosylglycinamide formyltransferase yields the protein MKIAVFVSGGGTNLQAIIDNIKSGVLGDIEISLVVSSNKDAYALTRAAENGIPSTVLSIKDFTGRDKWDEAVLDAVQNSGAELIVLAGYLSLLGTMVVHAYSNRIINIHPALIPAFCGEGMYGIKPHIAALERGVKVSGATVHFVNENYDEGPIILQKAVDVKWDDTPEVLQQRIMKECEQVILPRAIRLIADGKVTIENNRAYVKE from the coding sequence ATGAAGATAGCAGTATTTGTCTCGGGAGGCGGAACAAACCTTCAGGCGATAATCGACAACATCAAGAGCGGCGTGCTCGGCGATATCGAGATCTCTCTCGTAGTATCGTCCAATAAGGACGCATATGCTCTTACGAGAGCAGCCGAGAACGGCATCCCTTCCACGGTCCTTTCGATCAAGGACTTTACGGGAAGAGATAAGTGGGACGAGGCAGTCCTCGATGCCGTACAGAATTCCGGTGCTGAGCTCATCGTCCTTGCAGGTTACCTGTCACTTCTCGGAACTATGGTCGTCCACGCTTATTCCAACAGGATAATCAATATCCATCCCGCATTGATCCCCGCTTTCTGCGGTGAGGGAATGTACGGAATAAAGCCCCATATCGCGGCTCTTGAAAGAGGCGTTAAGGTATCGGGCGCAACGGTTCATTTCGTTAACGAGAACTACGACGAAGGACCTATCATCCTTCAAAAGGCAGTTGACGTTAAGTGGGATGATACACCCGAAGTACTGCAGCAGAGGATCATGAAGGAATGCGAGCAGGTGATCCTTCCCAGGGCAATAAGACTTATCGCCGACGGCAAGGTCACGATCGAGAATAACAGAGCTTACGTTAAAGAATAA
- a CDS encoding amidophosphoribosyltransferase, translated as MSGLFGVINRAGSTDGIAKTAYYGVFSLQHRGQESAGIAVNNEGTFMVHKQPGMVADIFDEITLSALQGQCAVCHTRGGSDREKGTDAIQPILIKSSAGNIAMSSDSVILNADQIRENLKNLGAIFQTNIDSELILSLFSRNRIVTDTCEEALLQTMKELKGVYALILMTEDKLIGVRDPHGMRPLALGKKGDMWMLSSENCAFDALDAEFVRDLEPGEIISISKNEVKSLYYEDKSSEDRVKDGKVCIFEYVYVARPDSVIDNTSIFDSRYRAGQALAKEHPCECDLVIGAPDSGNAAALGFADGLGVPYGMGLLKNRYVGRTFIKSTQEQRELAVRMKFAVLKTAVAGKRIAIVDDSLVRGTTTKHIIRFLKDNGAKEVHVRLASPEVKFPCCYGVNASKGTDLPATRMSVEEIRDMIGADSLGYISLDSLRKSLEGIHCGTCSACFDGNYVAGEEEAASDSIHNVKYN; from the coding sequence ATGAGCGGTTTATTTGGAGTAATCAACAGAGCGGGTTCAACAGACGGAATTGCAAAGACTGCATATTACGGCGTTTTCTCATTGCAGCACAGAGGTCAGGAGTCTGCAGGTATCGCAGTAAATAACGAAGGAACATTCATGGTTCATAAGCAGCCCGGTATGGTCGCTGATATCTTTGACGAGATCACATTGTCTGCTCTTCAGGGACAGTGTGCCGTATGCCATACACGAGGCGGTTCCGACAGGGAGAAGGGCACGGATGCCATCCAGCCCATTCTCATCAAGTCGAGCGCAGGAAATATTGCGATGAGTTCCGACTCCGTTATCCTTAACGCTGATCAGATCAGGGAGAACCTCAAGAACCTTGGTGCCATCTTCCAGACAAATATCGATTCCGAGCTCATCCTTTCGCTCTTCTCGAGAAACAGGATCGTTACGGACACATGTGAAGAAGCTCTTCTTCAGACAATGAAGGAACTCAAGGGTGTATATGCTCTTATCCTCATGACGGAAGATAAGCTCATCGGTGTAAGGGACCCTCACGGTATGAGACCTCTCGCACTCGGTAAGAAGGGTGATATGTGGATGCTCTCATCCGAGAACTGCGCTTTCGATGCTCTCGATGCAGAGTTCGTAAGAGACCTTGAGCCCGGCGAGATCATCTCCATCTCCAAGAATGAGGTCAAGTCTCTCTACTATGAAGACAAGAGCAGTGAAGACAGAGTCAAGGACGGTAAGGTATGTATCTTCGAGTATGTTTATGTTGCTCGTCCAGACTCTGTTATCGATAACACATCTATCTTTGATTCAAGATACAGAGCAGGTCAGGCTCTCGCCAAGGAGCATCCCTGTGAGTGCGATCTCGTTATCGGCGCACCTGATTCCGGTAATGCCGCAGCTCTCGGATTTGCAGACGGTCTCGGCGTTCCTTACGGAATGGGACTTCTCAAGAACAGATATGTAGGAAGAACATTCATCAAGAGTACTCAGGAGCAGAGAGAACTCGCAGTAAGGATGAAGTTCGCTGTCCTCAAGACCGCAGTAGCAGGTAAGAGGATCGCTATCGTAGACGACTCACTCGTAAGAGGTACTACTACAAAGCACATCATCAGATTCCTTAAGGATAACGGCGCTAAGGAAGTTCACGTAAGACTTGCTTCTCCCGAAGTTAAGTTCCCCTGCTGCTACGGTGTAAACGCATCTAAGGGTACGGATCTTCCCGCAACAAGGATGAGCGTAGAGGAGATCAGGGACATGATCGGTGCCGATTCTCTGGGATACATCAGCCTTGATTCACTTCGTAAGTCTTTGGAAGGTATCCACTGCGGTACATGCTCCGCATGCTTTGACGGCAACTATGTCGCAGGCGAAGAGGAAGCTGCTTCCGACAGCATCCATAACGTGAAATATAATTAA
- a CDS encoding 5-(carboxyamino)imidazole ribonucleotide mutase, translated as MATGKVLVVMGSDSDFPVMEGCFKILKRFGVEFEAHVASAHRTPDRAIELAKSAKDNGFKVIISAAGLAAHLGGVLAANTTLPVIGVPCKGGALNGVDALYATVQMPSGIPVATVAIDGGTNAGILACQILATSDEELSSKLSAYKQELADSVGARDQRLQDKIKDMEG; from the coding sequence ATGGCAACAGGTAAAGTATTGGTAGTGATGGGTTCCGATTCGGATTTCCCCGTCATGGAAGGATGTTTCAAGATCCTTAAGAGATTCGGGGTTGAGTTTGAGGCTCATGTGGCATCTGCTCACAGAACACCCGACAGAGCGATCGAACTCGCAAAGTCCGCTAAGGACAACGGCTTTAAGGTCATTATCTCGGCTGCAGGACTTGCTGCTCATCTTGGCGGCGTACTTGCTGCCAATACGACACTTCCCGTCATCGGCGTTCCCTGTAAGGGCGGTGCATTAAACGGTGTAGATGCACTTTATGCGACAGTACAGATGCCATCCGGCATCCCCGTTGCTACTGTTGCCATCGACGGCGGTACGAATGCGGGTATCCTCGCATGCCAGATCCTCGCTACGAGCGACGAGGAGTTGTCCTCCAAGCTCTCCGCATACAAGCAGGAGCTTGCTGATTCAGTAGGCGCAAGAGACCAGAGACTTCAGGACAAGATCAAGGACATGGAGGGCTAA
- a CDS encoding nicotinate-nucleotide adenylyltransferase, with product MRIGLYGGSFDPIHNGHLSIVRGALRSGAVDLVIVIPSVRNPFKRGKVLSAAPYRYYMVKETIEAEFASGSGDGKGGSKVIISDCEYYTDEISYTINTLRYLTVKERISTLLTANGVAADSASEDHTYFWLCGSDILPTFDKWYKAPEILSIVSLLVASRPGDGIDIDTEKSRLDKAFGFDVPLMKFEIDGVEAASSSIRVSGEYTDIPDAAREFIKEHALYSFADVWDAVSDEAANKFLEYAIALYPILRRKRLLHTLNTGMLSAHYALKHGADVDKALIAGALHDCAKELPEEDQRKMAQERSGDLFVDSKLLHSPAGATMAREKFGIEDEEILDAITYHTTGRGNMTMLDRIVYLSDKLEPSRTYTDLTEMRKVAEYDLDEACRMCLGAVVNKFKSQGRDQHPLTNEFAKQLGLL from the coding sequence ATGAGAATAGGTCTCTACGGCGGATCTTTTGATCCAATCCATAACGGACATTTATCGATCGTCCGCGGCGCTTTAAGAAGCGGCGCGGTCGATCTTGTTATTGTGATCCCTTCGGTACGAAATCCCTTTAAGCGCGGCAAGGTACTGAGCGCTGCTCCTTATCGTTACTATATGGTAAAGGAGACGATAGAAGCCGAATTCGCTTCAGGGTCAGGCGATGGCAAAGGCGGTTCGAAGGTCATTATCAGCGACTGCGAGTACTATACTGACGAGATCAGCTATACGATCAATACGCTAAGGTATCTAACCGTTAAGGAGAGGATTTCTACTCTTCTCACGGCTAACGGCGTCGCGGCGGACTCGGCTTCCGAAGATCATACATATTTCTGGCTCTGCGGCTCCGATATCCTTCCGACTTTCGACAAGTGGTATAAGGCGCCCGAGATACTGAGCATCGTATCATTGCTCGTAGCATCACGACCCGGTGACGGGATCGATATCGATACCGAAAAGAGCAGGCTCGACAAGGCTTTCGGCTTTGATGTCCCTCTCATGAAGTTCGAGATAGACGGAGTAGAAGCTGCTTCTTCATCGATAAGAGTCAGCGGCGAATATACCGATATACCCGATGCGGCACGTGAGTTCATAAAGGAACACGCGCTGTATTCTTTCGCAGATGTCTGGGATGCCGTAAGCGACGAGGCGGCTAATAAGTTTCTCGAATATGCGATAGCACTCTATCCGATCCTCAGGCGAAAGAGACTCCTGCATACTCTTAATACGGGTATGCTGTCTGCACATTATGCGCTCAAGCACGGCGCGGATGTCGATAAGGCTCTGATCGCTGGTGCTCTTCATGACTGTGCCAAGGAACTTCCCGAAGAAGATCAGAGGAAGATGGCGCAGGAGAGGTCGGGAGATCTGTTCGTTGACTCAAAGCTCCTTCATTCTCCTGCGGGTGCCACTATGGCCCGCGAGAAGTTCGGGATAGAAGATGAAGAGATCCTTGATGCGATCACATATCACACGACGGGCAGAGGCAACATGACTATGCTCGACAGGATCGTATATCTGTCGGATAAGCTCGAACCTTCGAGGACATATACCGATCTTACCGAGATGCGAAAGGTCGCCGAGTATGACCTCGATGAAGCGTGCCGTATGTGTCTTGGAGCAGTGGTGAACAAATTTAAAAGTCAGGGAAGAGATCAGCATCCGCTGACGAATGAGTTCGCGAAGCAACTGGGTCTTTTATAA
- a CDS encoding Cellulase (glycosyl hydrolase family 5) → MKYFRLLVGILSIAVFTAFSGGCSKKLPAETLPPETTAPIFESLLEETTETTETVPTETTVLHGPFSTPVVTQRVVDVHGQLSVDRLDIVDAQGEKIVLRGMCMDIASDDCGFINADTVQTLAEDWGCNVIRFRLDYSSYVNSPDDTFNALCSAVDLCQDQGVYVIADFELPGQCGPDRPYQITAEDLFSRLSAIYADSPNIIYEICSNVGTYDSEDENSVSWSGSVRPYAEAVIDAIRENDRDNIIIVGTPVYESATAMASISLIEESNLLYALNDVESIPSSTAIGIPLIRSSITELYTLDLDALEEAGISWCFCGVGPDGSFDDNLLNYSLDTLTDEEKIGGHWPDEFISTEGLALRELILDSVTEAGEDETEPTEPSDTSETTADTAEETTSTSFDESAQG, encoded by the coding sequence ATGAAATATTTTAGGTTGCTTGTTGGAATTTTATCGATTGCAGTGTTTACGGCATTTTCGGGCGGTTGCTCGAAGAAATTGCCGGCTGAGACGCTGCCGCCCGAGACGACTGCGCCGATATTTGAATCTCTTCTTGAAGAAACGACTGAAACTACTGAGACGGTTCCCACAGAGACGACCGTTCTTCACGGACCTTTTAGTACACCCGTAGTTACCCAAAGGGTAGTAGACGTCCATGGCCAGCTCAGCGTGGACAGACTCGATATCGTTGATGCTCAGGGCGAGAAGATCGTCCTCAGGGGCATGTGTATGGATATCGCCAGTGATGACTGCGGTTTTATCAATGCTGATACCGTTCAGACTCTTGCCGAGGACTGGGGATGCAATGTGATCAGGTTCAGGCTTGACTATTCATCTTATGTGAACAGTCCCGATGATACTTTTAACGCACTTTGTTCCGCAGTTGATCTATGCCAGGATCAGGGTGTATATGTTATTGCCGATTTCGAACTTCCGGGTCAGTGTGGTCCTGATCGTCCTTATCAGATAACCGCCGAGGACCTTTTCTCCAGATTGTCTGCCATCTATGCGGATTCACCTAACATCATCTATGAGATCTGCAGTAATGTCGGAACATATGATTCAGAAGACGAGAACAGCGTCAGCTGGAGCGGTTCGGTAAGACCTTACGCTGAGGCAGTAATCGACGCTATCAGGGAAAATGACCGCGACAATATAATAATCGTAGGAACTCCCGTGTATGAGAGCGCTACAGCTATGGCGTCGATCTCGCTTATCGAGGAATCCAATCTTCTTTATGCCCTTAACGATGTTGAATCTATCCCGAGCTCCACTGCTATCGGTATACCGTTGATCAGGTCGTCCATAACCGAGCTTTATACGCTGGACCTTGATGCACTCGAGGAAGCCGGTATTTCCTGGTGCTTCTGCGGCGTGGGCCCCGACGGCTCCTTTGACGATAACCTTCTTAACTATTCTCTCGATACTTTGACAGATGAAGAGAAGATAGGAGGTCACTGGCCTGATGAGTTTATCTCGACCGAAGGTCTTGCTCTTCGTGAGCTGATCCTGGACAGCGTAACAGAAGCAGGTGAAGACGAGACTGAGCCTACAGAGCCTTCCGATACGTCCGAAACGACTGCCGATACGGCAGAGGAGACAACCTCAACTTCTTTTGATGAGTCCGCGCAAGGATAA
- a CDS encoding phosphoribosylamine--glycine ligase: protein MKVLVVGGGGREHAIIMKLSESPKVDEIYCAPGNGGISKYAKCFDVKATDIEGMVALAKELKPDMVVVAPDDPLVLGMADAIEAAGFRAFGPKANAAIIEGSKVFSKELMKKYDIPTAYYEVFTESEPAIEYLKKQNSYPTVIKADGLALGKGVIIAQNEEEAVTAVHEMIDELKFGKSSARIVIEEFLTGPEVSVLAFTDGETMVPMISSMDHKRALDNDQGLNTGGMGTVSPNPYYTDDVAKECMEKIFLPTMNAMNKEGRRFEGCLYFGLMITPKGPKVIEYNCRFGDPETQVVLPMLDADLYDIFDAIIDRRLKDVDIKWHDGACACVIMASGGYPESYKKGIPMAGFDDKGQVEGCFVYHAGTKLDDNGTFLTNGGRVIGVTARGECLKCALKAAYEGVEKIDFEGKHFRHDIGKRALAAK, encoded by the coding sequence ATGAAAGTATTGGTAGTAGGCGGCGGCGGAAGAGAACACGCCATCATCATGAAACTCTCCGAGAGCCCCAAGGTAGATGAGATCTACTGCGCTCCCGGTAACGGCGGTATCAGCAAGTACGCTAAGTGCTTTGATGTTAAGGCTACGGACATCGAGGGTATGGTAGCTCTTGCAAAGGAACTCAAGCCCGATATGGTAGTAGTTGCACCCGACGATCCGCTCGTGCTCGGTATGGCAGATGCTATCGAGGCCGCAGGTTTCAGAGCTTTCGGACCCAAGGCAAATGCTGCTATCATCGAGGGTTCCAAGGTCTTCTCCAAGGAGCTCATGAAGAAGTACGATATCCCTACGGCTTACTATGAAGTATTTACCGAAAGTGAGCCCGCGATCGAATATCTCAAGAAGCAGAATTCTTATCCTACGGTCATCAAGGCTGACGGACTCGCACTCGGAAAGGGCGTTATCATCGCTCAGAATGAGGAAGAGGCCGTTACTGCAGTTCACGAGATGATCGATGAGCTGAAGTTCGGTAAGAGCTCTGCTCGTATCGTTATCGAGGAATTCCTTACGGGTCCCGAAGTATCCGTTCTCGCTTTCACGGACGGCGAGACAATGGTTCCCATGATCTCTTCGATGGATCACAAGAGAGCTCTTGATAATGATCAGGGCCTTAACACAGGCGGTATGGGAACTGTATCTCCCAACCCTTACTACACTGATGATGTAGCTAAGGAGTGCATGGAGAAGATCTTCCTTCCTACGATGAACGCCATGAACAAGGAAGGCAGAAGATTCGAAGGATGCCTTTACTTCGGTCTCATGATCACACCTAAGGGACCTAAGGTCATCGAGTATAACTGCCGTTTCGGCGATCCCGAGACACAGGTTGTACTTCCTATGCTCGATGCTGATCTCTACGATATCTTTGACGCCATCATCGACAGACGACTTAAGGATGTCGATATCAAGTGGCACGACGGTGCATGTGCATGTGTCATCATGGCATCCGGCGGATATCCCGAGAGCTATAAGAAGGGTATCCCCATGGCCGGATTCGACGACAAGGGTCAGGTCGAAGGATGCTTTGTATACCATGCAGGCACAAAGCTCGACGATAACGGAACATTCCTTACAAACGGCGGTCGTGTCATCGGTGTAACTGCTAGAGGAGAGTGCCTCAAGTGCGCACTGAAGGCAGCTTACGAAGGTGTTGAGAAGATCGACTTCGAGGGCAAGCACTTCCGTCACGATATCGGTAAGAGGGCTCTTGCTGCAAAATGA
- a CDS encoding phosphoribosylaminoimidazolecarboxamide formyltransferase / IMP cyclohydrolase: MSNEMQLKYGCNPNQKPSRIFMEDGKDLPIEVLNGKPGYINLLDAFNGWQLVKELKKATGLPSATSFKHVSPAGAAVGKPLSETEAKIYFVDDLGELSPIACAYARARGADRMSSYGDFVALSDTCDAITATMLAREVSDGIIAPGYTDEALEILKTKRKGTYNVIKIDENYVPAPIETKQVYGVTFEQGRNELDINKELLTNIVTDNKEIPEDKKIDLLISLITLKYTQSNSVCYVKDGQAIGIGAGQQSRIHCTRLAGNKADIWWLRQHPKVMGLQFVDGIRRPDRDNTIDVYISDEHDDVLAEGRWQELFKVKPEVLTEEEKKEWLKKNFDVCLGSDAFFPFGDNIERARKSGVKYIAEPGGSIRDDHVIMTCNKYDMAMAFTGIRLFHH, from the coding sequence ATGTCTAACGAAATGCAGCTCAAGTATGGTTGTAACCCCAATCAGAAGCCTTCGAGGATCTTCATGGAGGACGGCAAGGATCTTCCTATCGAAGTATTGAACGGTAAGCCCGGCTATATCAATCTCCTCGATGCATTTAACGGATGGCAGCTCGTTAAGGAGCTCAAGAAGGCAACAGGTCTTCCTTCCGCAACATCTTTCAAGCACGTATCTCCCGCAGGTGCCGCAGTAGGTAAGCCCCTTTCCGAGACAGAGGCAAAGATCTACTTCGTAGATGACCTCGGTGAGCTTTCTCCCATCGCTTGCGCTTATGCAAGAGCAAGAGGTGCTGACAGAATGTCTTCCTATGGTGACTTCGTAGCACTTTCCGACACATGTGATGCTATCACGGCTACTATGCTCGCAAGAGAAGTATCCGACGGTATCATCGCTCCCGGCTATACAGACGAGGCTCTTGAGATCCTTAAGACAAAGCGTAAGGGAACATATAACGTTATAAAGATCGACGAGAACTACGTACCCGCTCCCATCGAGACAAAGCAGGTATACGGAGTTACTTTCGAGCAGGGCAGAAACGAGCTCGACATCAATAAGGAACTTCTTACTAATATCGTTACTGATAATAAGGAGATCCCCGAGGACAAGAAGATCGACCTTCTTATCTCTCTTATCACTTTGAAGTACACACAGTCCAACTCCGTTTGCTACGTAAAGGACGGTCAGGCTATCGGTATCGGTGCAGGACAGCAGTCCCGTATCCACTGCACAAGACTTGCAGGTAACAAGGCAGATATCTGGTGGCTCCGTCAGCACCCCAAGGTCATGGGACTTCAGTTCGTAGACGGTATCAGAAGACCCGACAGAGACAACACTATCGATGTCTATATCTCCGATGAGCACGACGACGTTCTTGCCGAGGGCAGATGGCAGGAGCTCTTCAAGGTTAAGCCCGAAGTACTTACAGAGGAAGAGAAGAAGGAGTGGCTCAAGAAGAACTTCGACGTATGCCTCGGTTCCGATGCATTCTTCCCCTTCGGTGATAACATTGAGAGAGCTAGAAAGAGCGGCGTTAAGTATATCGCTGAGCCCGGCGGATCCATCCGTGACGATCATGTCATCATGACTTGCAACAAGTATGACATGGCTATGGCATTCACAGGCATCAGACTTTTCCATCACTAA
- a CDS encoding poly-gamma-glutamate synthesis protein (capsule biosynthesis protein) — protein MRRFGSTVVLMMAAAMFCQSVSGCSAMNFLSRNEETTATTVTETTVPTPTPEPTATPIPTPTPTPEPERILVSFLGDCTLADALAWSGSAGSFDAVVEAEGYEYCFQNCHDLLSQDDMTLANFEGTITDSTAHLTKEFVFGGPFEYTEMLTYGSIEAVNLANNHSYDYLDQGLTDTEDAMDTVGIAWSNQHSVAIYEVRGIKIGMFGLDYVSGDTTSMGYPLIDELREEGCNIIIASCHWGVERDYSPRDSQIVAGHDLIDYGVDIVVGTHPHRLQPIENYNGKYILYSISNFCFGGNTGLSDPDSAIIQCEFLMDENNEAVESYTLNVIPYCQTSTRPGNDYCPVPYEWGTDDYYRVLERLNWSQEDE, from the coding sequence TTGCGAAGGTTCGGATCTACAGTTGTTCTCATGATGGCGGCGGCTATGTTCTGCCAGTCTGTAAGCGGATGCTCCGCGATGAACTTCTTAAGCCGAAATGAAGAGACGACAGCCACTACGGTTACCGAGACTACGGTACCTACGCCCACACCCGAGCCTACGGCTACACCTATCCCGACTCCTACACCTACACCCGAGCCAGAGCGTATCCTCGTGAGCTTTCTCGGAGACTGCACTCTTGCGGATGCTCTTGCATGGAGCGGCTCGGCAGGCAGCTTTGACGCGGTAGTAGAGGCCGAAGGCTACGAATACTGTTTTCAGAACTGCCACGATCTGCTTTCGCAGGACGATATGACTTTAGCAAATTTTGAGGGCACCATTACGGATTCCACGGCTCATCTTACAAAGGAATTCGTTTTCGGGGGCCCTTTTGAATATACGGAGATGCTCACATACGGAAGCATCGAGGCCGTAAATCTCGCTAATAACCACAGTTACGACTATCTTGATCAGGGACTTACCGATACTGAGGACGCCATGGATACGGTTGGTATCGCATGGAGCAATCAGCATTCGGTAGCGATCTATGAGGTCAGGGGTATCAAGATCGGAATGTTCGGTCTCGATTATGTATCCGGAGACACGACATCCATGGGTTATCCGCTGATCGACGAGCTCAGGGAAGAGGGCTGTAACATAATAATCGCTTCCTGCCACTGGGGCGTCGAAAGAGACTATTCCCCGAGGGACTCCCAGATCGTAGCAGGTCATGACCTTATCGATTACGGCGTGGATATCGTTGTAGGAACGCATCCTCACAGGCTTCAGCCGATCGAGAACTATAACGGAAAGTACATCCTCTACAGCATCTCGAACTTCTGCTTCGGCGGTAATACGGGACTTTCGGATCCCGACTCGGCTATCATCCAGTGTGAGTTCCTGATGGACGAGAATAACGAGGCGGTAGAGAGTTACACACTTAATGTCATCCCGTACTGCCAGACTTCCACCAGGCCCGGCAATGACTACTGTCCCGTGCCTTATGAGTGGGGAACGGATGACTACTACAGAGTGCTCGAGAGACTTAACTGGTCTCAGGAAGACGAGTAA